A single genomic interval of Armigeres subalbatus isolate Guangzhou_Male chromosome 1, GZ_Asu_2, whole genome shotgun sequence harbors:
- the LOC134206200 gene encoding odorant receptor 94b-like, translating to MNPVIKTLQRQGFWKRPDHTTYSGAQAVGLIVVAIVWLVMPEVIFILRQETNFFTIMRNLAEIFTFGIVVPQASIFLSHRVLLECTYTEVQSTLDTIAMDSNKDVQRILKGLNKFSDRIFKGYIGGEAFVAIPYFLSVPFTVVFKYLYTGVLPALRGILESDYFLFDYQANIRVWSIVTVLNSIVIIYCVSFFISSHSFYWSLLNNVSGLFEIISLKIHCLNEITEESLHRKRLAEIIEVQEVAYRSARALEKSLNVFVLILYGMCIFNVCMTMVILSFPNSDQDLLFKMLLLLVYLLFHIFVYSMLGTELMSTSAATADAFYATHWYMRSVNEQRLILFALARSQKMATLTTGKYFEVGRNTFGMALQTSMSYFAVLRQVYSNK from the exons ATGAATCCAGTGATCAAAACACTCCAGAGGCAAGGGTTTTGGAAACGCCCAGACCACACCACTTACAGTGGAGCTCAAGCCGTCGGGCTTATTGTGGTGGCCATTGTGTGGCTTGTGATGCCTgaagtgatttttattttacGTCAAGAGACCAATTTTTTCACCATTATGagaaatttggctgaaatcttCACCTTCGGCATTGTCGTACCACAGGCCTCGATTTTCCTTTCTCATCGTGTTTTACTCGAATGTACGTACACCGAGGTACAGTCCACACTGGACACCATTGCAATGGATTCGAACAAAGAtgttcaaagaatactcaaagGATTGAACAAGTTTTCCGaccgaattttcaaaggatacaTCGGTGGTGAAGCATTTGTGGCTATTCCTTATTTTCTGTCCGTACCCTTTActgttgtttttaaatatttgtacacTGGAGTATTGCCAGCATTGCGAGGGATATTGGAGTCTGA ttACTTCCTGTTTGATTATCAAGCGAACATAAGGGTGTGGTCAATAGTCACCGTGTTGAATTCCATAGTCATCATATATTGCGTATCATTCTTCATCTCAAGCCATAGCTTCTACTGGAGCTTACTAAATAACGTTTCTGGATTGTTTGAAATCATAAGCTTGAAGATACATTGTTTAAATGAAATTACTGAAGAATCGCTGCATCGTAAAAGACTTGCCGAGATTATTGAGGTGCAAGAGGTGGCGTACAGAAGTGCACGAGCTCTGGAAAAGTCACTAAACGTGTTTGTGCTGATATTGTACGGTATGTGCATCTTCAACGTGTGCATGACTATGGTTATATTGTCATTC CCAAACAGCGACCAAGATTTGCTGTTCAAAATGCTACTTCTTCTGGTGTATTTATTGTTTCACATATTTGTTTATTCCATGCTTGGCACGGAACTAATGTCAACG AGTGCAGCAACGGCGGACGCATTCTACGCAACACATTGGTATATGCGTTCTGTGAACGAGCAGCGTCTCATTTTGTTTGCACTGGCAAGATCGCAAAAGATGGCAACACTGACAACTGGGAAATATTTCGAAGTTGGAAGGAACACATTTGGCATG GCACTGCAGACTTCCATGTCCTATTTCGCCGTTTTACGACAAGTTTatagtaacaaataa